A single window of Flavobacterium aestivum DNA harbors:
- a CDS encoding RDD family protein, with protein MENKKFTVTDDLLASRAQRFLNFIIDLAVQYVIWITVGTTIVIIADVTNSYALHNWIVSMGKIAKGISFAVISVFYYYLTELYFSRSVAKFLTMTYVIMKDGSKPTYKIIFKRTLCRLIPFEAFSFLFGTSGGWHDTISQTYVVKKTEFEKKKRIIVLP; from the coding sequence ATGGAAAATAAAAAGTTTACAGTTACCGATGATTTGCTGGCATCTCGAGCTCAGCGCTTTTTGAATTTTATTATTGATTTAGCAGTTCAATATGTTATTTGGATTACGGTGGGGACAACTATTGTTATAATTGCTGATGTGACCAACAGTTATGCGCTGCATAATTGGATTGTATCTATGGGAAAAATAGCAAAAGGGATTTCTTTTGCCGTGATTTCAGTATTTTACTATTATTTGACAGAACTGTATTTTTCTCGATCTGTTGCGAAATTTTTGACCATGACTTATGTTATAATGAAAGACGGGTCAAAACCTACTTATAAAATAATTTTTAAACGTACACTTTGCAGATTAATCCCTTTTGAGGCTTTTTCTTTTTTGTTTGGCACCTCAGGAGGATGGCATGATACAATTTCACAAACTTATGTGGTGAAAAAAACCGAGTTTGAGAAAAAAAAGAGGATTATAGTACTTCCTTAA